One region of Termitidicoccus mucosus genomic DNA includes:
- a CDS encoding YifB family Mg chelatase-like AAA ATPase — translation MFATLFSAALQGIEAEPVHVEVNSGETGELKFVLVGLPDTAVKESNDRVFSALGNSGFKKPRARTTINLAPGDIRKEGPLYDLPIALGILAATDQLKVDRLAGFLIAGELSLSGATRPVRGALAMARLARRLGMRGVILPPQSAAEAALVEGIEVYAVDSLDRAFRFLNGEIPLAPEHPMPPAAPQDDSAGDFSEIKGQHALRRAVEVAVAGGHNLIMIGPPGSGKSMIAKRIPTIMPAPALDESLEVLGIHSAAGQTLAGDAAAVFGRRPVRAPHHTISDVGLLGGGTIPGPGEISLAHHGVLFLDELPEFKRSALEVLRQPLEDGSVTISRSAGKVTLPCCFMLVAAMNPCPCGYLGDTKHECRCSPVQIQRYRARISGPLLDRIDIHIEAPALSIGELRSETPGEPSATIRDRVQAARDRQQGRFAGTRVTANARMTHAQIRSHCAIDSSLGDLLQQAMEQLSLSARAYDRILKVARTIADLAASERIEPAHLLEAIQYRSLDRNLFY, via the coding sequence ATGTTTGCCACGCTTTTTTCCGCCGCGCTTCAAGGCATCGAGGCCGAGCCTGTCCACGTCGAGGTCAACTCCGGCGAAACCGGCGAGCTCAAGTTCGTGCTCGTCGGGCTGCCCGACACCGCCGTCAAGGAATCCAACGACCGCGTGTTTTCCGCGCTCGGCAACAGCGGTTTCAAGAAACCCCGCGCCCGCACCACCATCAATCTCGCGCCCGGCGACATCCGCAAGGAAGGGCCGCTCTACGACCTGCCCATCGCGCTCGGCATCCTCGCCGCCACCGACCAGCTCAAGGTCGACCGCCTCGCGGGGTTTCTCATCGCGGGCGAGCTCAGCCTGTCCGGCGCGACCCGGCCCGTGCGCGGCGCGCTCGCGATGGCGCGGCTCGCCCGGCGCCTCGGCATGCGAGGCGTGATCCTGCCGCCGCAATCCGCTGCCGAGGCCGCGCTGGTCGAAGGCATCGAGGTTTACGCGGTGGACTCGCTCGACCGTGCCTTCCGCTTTCTCAATGGCGAAATCCCGCTCGCACCCGAGCACCCGATGCCGCCCGCCGCGCCGCAGGACGATTCGGCCGGCGATTTTTCCGAAATCAAGGGCCAGCACGCGCTGCGGCGCGCGGTCGAGGTGGCTGTCGCGGGCGGCCATAATCTGATCATGATCGGCCCGCCCGGCTCGGGAAAATCGATGATCGCGAAACGCATCCCCACCATCATGCCCGCGCCCGCGCTCGACGAATCGCTGGAGGTGCTCGGCATCCATTCCGCCGCCGGGCAGACGCTCGCGGGCGACGCGGCGGCGGTGTTCGGGCGGCGTCCGGTGCGCGCGCCGCACCACACGATTTCCGATGTCGGCTTGCTCGGCGGCGGCACGATTCCCGGCCCCGGCGAAATCTCGCTGGCGCACCACGGCGTGCTGTTTCTGGACGAGCTGCCCGAGTTCAAACGCTCCGCGCTCGAAGTGCTGCGCCAGCCGCTCGAGGACGGCAGCGTCACGATCTCGCGCAGCGCGGGCAAGGTCACCCTGCCCTGCTGCTTCATGCTCGTCGCGGCGATGAACCCATGCCCGTGCGGCTACCTCGGCGACACCAAACACGAATGCCGTTGCAGCCCCGTGCAAATCCAGCGTTACCGCGCCCGCATCAGCGGGCCGTTGCTGGACCGCATCGACATCCACATCGAGGCTCCCGCGCTCTCGATCGGCGAGTTGCGCTCCGAAACGCCCGGCGAGCCCTCTGCGACGATCCGCGACCGCGTGCAGGCCGCGCGCGATCGCCAGCAGGGGCGTTTCGCCGGCACCAGGGTCACCGCCAACGCCCGCATGACGCATGCGCAAATCCGAAGCCATTGCGCGATCGACTCCTCGCTCGGAGACCTGCTGCAACAGGCGATGGAACAACTCTCGCTCTCCGCGCGCGCCTATGACCGCATCCTGAAAGTCGCCCGCACCATCGCCGATCTCGCCGCCAGCGAGCGCATCGAGCCGGCGCATCTGCTTGAGGCGATCCAATACCGCAGCCTCGACCGCAATCTGTTTTATTAA
- a CDS encoding HD domain-containing protein, which translates to MSKQVYHDVEAMFSGKHRDYAASDTPYHDFGHAVHVLMCFARIMEGLRMAKVEPAVSFRYFELGLAAVLLHDTGYLKARSDVEGTGAKYMRTHVERSCMVAKAYLPTVGVTEKELEFVRRAILCTTTTSSTPGFRFQFCMQVEGIVGCAVATADCLGQMSAPDYMEALPRLFKEMQEADDFHRVPPEERMFKTVEDLVRGTPRFWRDVMQPRLENELMGMYRYLVRPWPDGENYYVNTINATIARIEKEMLGAEQEKPALLRRT; encoded by the coding sequence TTGTCAAAACAGGTTTATCATGATGTGGAGGCGATGTTTTCCGGCAAGCACAGGGATTACGCGGCCAGTGACACACCCTATCATGACTTCGGGCATGCGGTGCATGTTTTGATGTGTTTTGCCAGAATCATGGAGGGACTGCGCATGGCGAAGGTGGAGCCGGCGGTGTCGTTCCGGTATTTCGAACTTGGTCTCGCGGCGGTGCTGTTGCACGACACCGGGTATCTGAAGGCGCGTTCCGACGTGGAGGGAACCGGGGCGAAATACATGCGCACGCATGTGGAACGCAGTTGCATGGTGGCAAAGGCGTATCTGCCGACGGTGGGTGTCACCGAGAAAGAGCTGGAGTTTGTCCGGCGGGCGATTCTTTGCACGACGACGACCTCGTCCACGCCGGGGTTCCGGTTTCAGTTTTGCATGCAGGTCGAGGGCATCGTGGGTTGCGCGGTGGCGACGGCGGATTGCCTCGGCCAGATGTCGGCGCCGGATTACATGGAGGCGCTGCCGCGCCTTTTTAAAGAGATGCAGGAGGCGGATGATTTTCACAGGGTGCCGCCGGAAGAGCGCATGTTCAAGACCGTGGAGGACTTGGTGCGCGGAACGCCCCGTTTCTGGCGCGATGTGATGCAGCCGCGGCTGGAGAATGAATTGATGGGCATGTATCGGTATCTCGTGCGGCCTTGGCCGGACGGGGAAAACTACTACGTGAACACCATCAACGCCACCATCGCGCGCATCGAAAAAGAGATGTTGGGCGCGGAGCAGGAAAAACCGGCTCTCCTCCGCCGCACTTAA
- the coaE gene encoding dephospho-CoA kinase (Dephospho-CoA kinase (CoaE) performs the final step in coenzyme A biosynthesis.), producing MFIGLTGNMGCGKSTAAHFFEEFGFSRIDSDALVRERILTAPEVEAEAVRRFGPSVLDPAGRIDRPAIARTIFSNDAKRLAWEDFILPRVYALWRELREAAPVGTRWIVEAPILHEKELEKEFDFIVCVASSTAHQYARLRGRGFSQALAGQRISKQFPLAKKIELADFVLSNDGDTDFLRDQIRHLAGLLQNRAL from the coding sequence ATGTTTATTGGTTTGACAGGCAACATGGGCTGCGGGAAATCGACCGCGGCGCATTTTTTTGAGGAATTCGGCTTTTCCCGCATCGATTCCGACGCGTTGGTGCGCGAGCGCATCCTCACCGCGCCCGAAGTTGAGGCCGAGGCGGTCCGTCGGTTCGGTCCCTCTGTCCTCGACCCCGCCGGGCGCATCGACCGCCCGGCGATTGCGCGCACCATTTTTTCCAACGACGCCAAACGGCTTGCGTGGGAGGACTTCATTCTCCCACGCGTCTACGCTCTCTGGCGGGAACTGCGGGAAGCCGCGCCTGTCGGCACGCGCTGGATAGTCGAGGCCCCGATCCTGCACGAAAAAGAACTCGAAAAAGAATTTGATTTCATCGTCTGCGTCGCCTCTTCTACCGCTCATCAGTATGCGCGGTTGAGAGGGCGCGGTTTTTCCCAAGCGCTCGCCGGGCAGCGAATTTCCAAGCAATTTCCCTTGGCCAAAAAAATAGAGTTAGCTGACTTCGTGTTGTCCAATGACGGCGACACGGACTTCCTGCGGGACCAAATTCGCCATTTGGCCGGCCTGCTCCAAAATCGCGCACTTTAA
- the rho gene encoding transcription termination factor Rho — translation MESQAPHSGEPAAPKKKRATKARKTEEPTDTAIEPPPAPAKKPRAAKPRAKKHADADTTGELPLDDNAVPSEPTPPPAPAPTPAPAPAEAAPAERRPLFRTRRQRAAAPAPAAPEAESAPAAKTAGQPEASRDDAPPAPPAADAPSAPSSAADAAPAGDTAPAPDAPAASEEQAAADTQQPQNSNGQQPYEPYWKKKKREKFAKKHGKWQPQGGGQPKHPAYPTQPPPPSLQPAYGDLPPPDRFADPSALDALAAEITAPGAEPIYLDQLYALTLAELTASARIFGAAFEGAPNRKQLLAAVFKHAAESKIPIIDRGYIDLTDRGHGFIVHANVNYRLYPENSYLPASLVTRYGLKRGHQVEVLVQAPRENERCPAVVRVDKVMGGAPGDISKVTPFEELTPYYPLKRILLEAPGVHKDVSMRAVDILTPIGFGQRGLIVAPPRTGKTVILQNLANSISANFPGITLIILLIDERPEEVTDFRRHTKGEVVSSTFDEAPENHVHCAEMVGEKARRLVEAGRHVVILLDSITRLARAYNALASNSGKIMSGGMEATALQKPKRFFGAARNIEGGGSLTIMGTALIDTGSRMDEVIFEEFKGTGNMELHLDRGLVEKRIFPAINIDRSGTRKEELIYHPDEMQRIYGLRRAMQGIPPIDAMESFLKRLKQTKTNAEFLIGLNR, via the coding sequence ATGGAAAGCCAAGCCCCACACAGCGGTGAGCCCGCCGCCCCAAAGAAAAAACGCGCCACCAAAGCCCGCAAAACCGAGGAACCGACGGACACCGCCATTGAGCCGCCCCCCGCTCCGGCCAAGAAACCCCGCGCCGCCAAGCCCCGCGCCAAAAAACACGCCGATGCCGACACCACCGGCGAACTGCCCCTTGACGACAATGCCGTGCCGTCCGAACCCACGCCGCCGCCTGCGCCCGCGCCCACTCCGGCCCCCGCGCCCGCGGAAGCAGCGCCCGCCGAGCGCCGCCCCCTTTTCCGCACCCGCCGCCAGCGCGCGGCCGCGCCTGCGCCCGCCGCTCCGGAAGCCGAAAGCGCCCCCGCGGCCAAAACCGCCGGCCAGCCCGAAGCCTCGCGCGACGACGCCCCCCCCGCCCCTCCCGCCGCCGACGCGCCATCCGCCCCGTCGTCCGCGGCCGATGCCGCGCCTGCGGGCGACACTGCGCCCGCTCCCGATGCTCCGGCGGCTTCCGAGGAACAAGCGGCAGCCGACACCCAGCAGCCCCAGAACAGCAACGGCCAGCAGCCCTACGAGCCGTATTGGAAGAAAAAGAAACGCGAGAAATTCGCCAAGAAGCACGGCAAATGGCAGCCGCAAGGCGGCGGCCAGCCCAAGCATCCGGCGTATCCGACGCAGCCGCCCCCGCCCAGCCTCCAGCCGGCCTACGGCGACCTTCCGCCCCCCGACCGCTTTGCCGATCCCTCCGCGCTCGACGCCCTCGCGGCCGAAATCACCGCGCCCGGCGCCGAGCCCATCTACCTCGACCAGCTCTACGCGCTCACCCTCGCCGAGCTGACCGCCTCCGCGCGCATCTTCGGCGCCGCGTTCGAAGGCGCGCCCAACCGCAAGCAACTCCTCGCCGCCGTCTTCAAGCACGCGGCCGAAAGCAAAATTCCCATCATCGACCGCGGCTACATCGACCTCACCGACCGCGGCCACGGCTTCATCGTCCACGCCAACGTCAACTATCGTCTGTATCCGGAAAATTCATACCTCCCCGCCAGCCTCGTCACCCGCTACGGCCTCAAACGCGGCCACCAGGTCGAGGTGCTCGTGCAGGCCCCGCGCGAAAACGAACGCTGCCCCGCCGTCGTCCGCGTCGACAAGGTCATGGGCGGCGCGCCCGGCGACATTTCCAAGGTCACGCCCTTCGAGGAACTCACGCCCTACTACCCGCTCAAGCGCATCCTCCTCGAGGCGCCCGGCGTGCACAAGGACGTCTCCATGCGCGCCGTGGACATCCTCACGCCCATCGGCTTCGGCCAGCGCGGCCTCATCGTCGCCCCGCCCCGCACCGGCAAGACCGTGATTCTCCAAAACCTGGCCAACTCGATCTCGGCGAATTTCCCCGGCATCACGCTCATCATCCTCCTCATCGACGAGCGCCCCGAGGAAGTCACGGACTTCCGCCGCCACACCAAGGGCGAGGTCGTCAGCTCCACCTTCGACGAGGCGCCGGAAAACCATGTCCACTGCGCCGAGATGGTCGGCGAAAAAGCCCGCCGCCTCGTCGAGGCCGGCCGGCACGTCGTCATCCTCCTGGACTCCATCACCCGCCTCGCCCGCGCCTACAACGCCCTCGCCTCCAACTCCGGCAAGATCATGTCAGGCGGCATGGAGGCCACGGCGCTGCAAAAGCCGAAGCGCTTCTTCGGTGCCGCGCGCAACATCGAGGGCGGCGGCTCGCTCACCATCATGGGCACCGCGCTCATCGACACCGGCAGCCGCATGGACGAGGTCATCTTCGAGGAGTTCAAGGGCACCGGCAACATGGAGCTGCACCTCGACCGTGGCCTCGTCGAGAAACGCATTTTCCCGGCCATCAACATCGACCGCTCCGGCACGCGCAAAGAGGAGCTCATCTACCACCCCGACGAGATGCAGCGCATCTACGGCCTGCGCCGCGCCATGCAAGGCATCCCGCCCATCGACGCGATGGAATCCTTCCTCAAGCGCCTGAAACAAACCAAAACCAACGCCGAATTCCTGATAGGCCTCAACCGGTAA
- the trpS gene encoding tryptophan--tRNA ligase encodes MRILTGIQPSGTLHIGNYFGAIKPAVELQQRGDAFYFIADYHSMTTLTDPAERRKNTIDVALDFLACGLDPKRSIFWRQSDIPEVCELTWLLGTLTPMGLLERAHSYKDKVAKGIAPNFGLVAYPVLMAADILLYDSNLVPVGKDQKQHVEITRDIATKFNQTYGETFVIPEPEIREDVATVPGLDGQKMSKSYGNTIDIFGDEKATRKKIMGIVMDSRTPQEPKPDADKNLAIQLLKLVAPADTARDFEERLRAGGLGYGDLKKALFEHYWNFFAEARARRAELAANLDYVNQVLAEGARRARAVAAQVLTRARQACGIG; translated from the coding sequence ATGCGCATCCTCACCGGCATCCAGCCATCCGGCACGCTTCACATCGGCAACTATTTCGGCGCGATCAAGCCCGCCGTCGAACTCCAGCAGCGCGGCGACGCCTTCTACTTCATCGCCGACTACCATTCGATGACGACGCTCACCGATCCCGCCGAGCGCCGCAAAAACACCATCGACGTCGCGCTTGATTTCCTCGCCTGCGGGCTCGACCCGAAACGCAGCATTTTCTGGCGCCAAAGCGACATCCCCGAGGTCTGCGAACTCACCTGGCTGCTCGGCACCCTCACCCCGATGGGACTCCTAGAGCGCGCCCACAGCTACAAGGACAAGGTCGCCAAGGGCATCGCCCCCAACTTCGGCCTCGTCGCCTACCCCGTGCTCATGGCCGCCGACATCCTGCTCTACGACTCGAACCTCGTCCCCGTCGGCAAGGACCAGAAGCAGCACGTCGAAATCACCCGCGACATCGCCACCAAGTTCAACCAGACTTACGGCGAGACCTTTGTCATTCCCGAGCCCGAGATTCGCGAGGATGTCGCCACCGTGCCCGGGCTCGACGGCCAGAAGATGAGCAAGAGCTACGGCAACACCATCGACATTTTCGGCGACGAGAAAGCCACGCGGAAAAAAATCATGGGCATCGTGATGGACAGCCGCACGCCGCAGGAGCCTAAGCCCGACGCCGACAAAAACCTCGCCATCCAGCTCCTCAAGCTCGTCGCCCCCGCCGACACCGCGCGGGACTTCGAGGAACGCCTCCGTGCCGGCGGCCTCGGCTACGGCGACCTGAAAAAGGCGCTTTTCGAGCACTACTGGAACTTTTTCGCCGAAGCCCGCGCCCGACGCGCCGAGCTGGCGGCGAACCTCGATTACGTGAACCAGGTCCTCGCCGAGGGAGCCCGGCGCGCCCGCGCCGTCGCCGCGCAAGTCCTCACCCGCGCCCGCCAAGCCTGCGGCATCGGATGA
- a CDS encoding ExbD/TolR family protein yields MSSGLRNRRRRRPELPLVPLIDVLVMLVLFAFVSMRFATTQTLNITLPKVETAGKNQFSNGVLIQVNKSGEILFNNKPVAEHELPALLQQVKDVSRDVPVLISADENTPLKTVTFVMDECRKAGLNKFSLQSR; encoded by the coding sequence ATGAGCAGCGGACTTCGCAATCGTCGCCGACGCCGTCCCGAGCTGCCGCTGGTGCCGCTCATAGACGTGCTCGTGATGCTCGTGCTCTTTGCGTTTGTGTCGATGCGCTTCGCCACCACGCAGACGCTCAACATCACGCTGCCGAAAGTGGAGACGGCGGGCAAAAACCAGTTCAGCAACGGCGTGCTCATCCAAGTCAACAAGAGTGGCGAGATTTTGTTCAACAACAAGCCCGTCGCCGAGCACGAGCTGCCCGCGTTGTTGCAGCAGGTGAAGGACGTCAGCCGTGATGTGCCCGTGCTTATCAGCGCGGACGAAAACACACCGCTGAAAACCGTCACGTTCGTGATGGACGAATGCCGCAAGGCCGGCCTGAACAAGTTCAGCCTGCAATCGCGGTAG
- a CDS encoding MotA/TolQ/ExbB proton channel family protein, with product MTLAMIDGMRIIKEAGLLAYPLGLCSVVAVFIICERCFALRTAAIIPEDLAESVLQGRASAGGRHSALGRIISFVEDHPGDYDGAKAYARLELMKMERGVSYLDVIYTAAPLIGLIGTVSGLLAAFSVIDPETRMPDPVQFTESVGYALSATLLGLVIAVGALLGNGYLNRRIDAQSARLDVLLERVLAASENPQLPAAATPPPPVPAPGKSIL from the coding sequence ATGACTTTAGCGATGATTGATGGCATGCGCATCATCAAGGAGGCCGGGCTGCTGGCTTATCCCTTGGGATTGTGCTCGGTTGTGGCGGTATTTATCATCTGCGAGCGTTGTTTTGCGCTGCGGACGGCGGCGATCATCCCCGAGGACTTGGCGGAATCCGTCCTGCAAGGCCGCGCCAGTGCGGGCGGGCGGCATTCGGCGCTCGGGCGCATCATCAGTTTCGTGGAGGACCACCCGGGCGATTACGACGGGGCGAAGGCCTACGCGCGCCTCGAACTCATGAAGATGGAGCGCGGCGTCAGCTATCTGGATGTCATCTACACGGCGGCGCCGCTGATCGGGTTGATCGGAACCGTGTCGGGCCTGCTCGCCGCGTTTTCCGTGATCGATCCCGAGACGCGGATGCCCGACCCGGTGCAGTTCACCGAATCCGTCGGCTACGCGCTCTCGGCGACGTTGCTCGGCCTCGTCATCGCGGTCGGGGCGCTGCTGGGCAACGGCTACCTGAACCGCCGCATCGACGCGCAGTCGGCGCGCCTCGACGTGCTCCTCGAGCGCGTGCTCGCCGCCAGCGAAAACCCGCAACTCCCGGCCGCTGCGACGCCACCGCCGCCCGTGCCCGCGCCGGGCAAAAGCATCCTCTGA
- a CDS encoding HAD family hydrolase — protein sequence MPNTLLLWDIDGTLIDSSGAGKRALCDALRIVLGIEDTLEWLDFHGRTDVWITRQILRHHGLPETSADIGGVLNAYLERLDAAMVSEDTRVLPGAREIVETVAAQPKIAQGLLTGNLRRGAEGKLAPVGLWGFFPFGAFADDSEFRNDLGPHAVRRASEHHGVPFAPERVFIIGDTPYDIECGKAIGAQTIAVATGRHSLEELREHRPGAVFASLADAPAFFAAIG from the coding sequence ATGCCTAACACGCTTTTACTCTGGGATATCGACGGGACGTTGATCGATTCGTCCGGCGCTGGAAAACGCGCCCTATGCGACGCCCTGCGCATCGTGCTCGGCATCGAGGACACGCTGGAATGGCTCGACTTCCACGGACGCACGGACGTGTGGATAACCCGGCAAATCCTGCGCCATCATGGGCTCCCGGAAACCTCCGCCGACATCGGCGGCGTGCTGAACGCCTACCTCGAAAGACTGGACGCGGCGATGGTCTCGGAAGATACCCGCGTGCTGCCCGGCGCCCGTGAAATCGTTGAAACCGTCGCGGCGCAGCCCAAAATCGCGCAGGGCCTGCTCACCGGCAACCTCCGGCGCGGCGCGGAAGGAAAACTCGCCCCTGTGGGGCTGTGGGGATTTTTCCCGTTCGGCGCGTTTGCCGATGACAGCGAATTCCGCAACGACCTCGGCCCGCACGCGGTGCGGCGCGCGTCGGAGCATCACGGCGTGCCGTTTGCGCCGGAGCGGGTGTTCATCATCGGCGACACGCCATACGACATAGAATGCGGCAAGGCCATCGGCGCGCAGACCATCGCCGTGGCGACCGGCCGCCATTCGCTGGAGGAACTGCGCGAGCACCGGCCCGGGGCGGTGTTTGCGAGCCTCGCCGATGCGCCGGCATTCTTCGCGGCGATCGGCTGA
- the rpiB gene encoding ribose 5-phosphate isomerase B, which yields MKTFKIAIGSDHAGFKYKEAIKSMLLAEGHTVRDFGTYSEESCDYPDFIRPVAEAVASGEYERGVILGGSGNGEAIVANRVKGIRCGLCWNESVAIWNRSHNDGNIISIGQRTISEEEALRLVRIWLATEFEGGRHIARIRKIDGE from the coding sequence ATGAAAACGTTCAAAATCGCCATTGGCTCGGACCACGCCGGTTTCAAATACAAGGAAGCCATCAAATCCATGTTGCTCGCCGAGGGACACACGGTGCGCGATTTTGGGACCTATTCGGAAGAATCCTGTGATTACCCCGATTTCATCCGTCCCGTAGCCGAGGCGGTCGCCAGCGGCGAATACGAGCGGGGCGTCATCCTCGGGGGATCGGGCAACGGCGAGGCCATCGTCGCCAACCGCGTGAAGGGCATTCGCTGCGGTCTTTGCTGGAACGAGTCCGTCGCCATTTGGAACCGCTCGCACAACGACGGCAACATCATCTCCATCGGCCAGCGCACCATCAGCGAGGAGGAGGCATTGCGCCTCGTGAGGATCTGGCTCGCCACCGAGTTTGAGGGCGGCCGCCATATCGCCCGCATCAGGAAGATCGACGGCGAATAA
- a CDS encoding GNAT family N-acetyltransferase has translation MRTSTSPTIALPRKKNTVEIGFLANARRLRALVRVIQANTNTNYITHSEVIEHRAEHTRRWAHFRRSMLADDIRHAIRRQKRGEGGVLVATRGRAILGVAVLFYDLKHRYGIVEDIVVNTHHRGEGIGHRLMSAATDAMRDAGMENVVLESGIRNESAHDFFRRHGFREAAKMFLKRLDDRD, from the coding sequence ATGAGAACAAGCACCTCCCCCACCATTGCGCTGCCGCGCAAGAAAAACACGGTCGAAATCGGCTTCCTTGCCAATGCGCGCCGCCTCCGGGCGCTGGTCAGGGTAATTCAAGCCAACACCAACACCAACTACATCACCCATTCCGAGGTGATCGAACACCGCGCCGAGCACACGCGCCGCTGGGCGCACTTCCGGCGCTCGATGCTGGCCGACGACATCCGCCACGCGATCCGCCGGCAAAAACGCGGCGAGGGCGGAGTGCTCGTCGCCACGCGCGGGCGGGCGATCCTCGGGGTCGCCGTGCTGTTCTACGACTTGAAGCATCGCTACGGCATCGTCGAGGACATCGTCGTGAACACGCACCATCGCGGCGAGGGTATCGGCCACCGTTTGATGTCCGCGGCGACCGATGCGATGCGGGATGCCGGGATGGAAAACGTGGTCCTCGAGTCCGGCATTCGCAACGAGTCGGCCCACGATTTTTTCAGGCGCCACGGCTTTCGCGAGGCGGCAAAGATGTTTTTGAAACGCCTCGACGACCGGGACTGA
- the tpiA gene encoding triose-phosphate isomerase: protein MLRKKLIAGNWKMNKTVPEAATLAQEIAAELGRVTDVDIVVCPPFTALETVGKAIEGTTIKLGAQNMHPEAGGAYTGEISAPMIRSLFATHVILGHSERRAYFGETDAFINKKVLAALTNQLRPILCVGETLAEREAGSTLKVVQTQTEGALAGVTAEQVNNVVVAYEPVWAIGTGKVATTEQAQEVHAFIRQLLTKLYGETVAQKIRILYGGSMKPSNAPQLLTQKDIDGGLIGGAALEARSFVELVSAAAAVK from the coding sequence ATGCTCCGCAAAAAACTCATCGCCGGAAATTGGAAAATGAACAAAACCGTGCCCGAGGCCGCCACCCTCGCGCAGGAAATCGCCGCTGAACTCGGCCGCGTCACCGACGTCGATATCGTCGTGTGCCCGCCCTTCACCGCGCTCGAAACCGTGGGCAAGGCCATTGAAGGCACCACCATCAAGCTCGGCGCGCAGAACATGCACCCCGAGGCCGGCGGCGCCTACACCGGCGAAATCTCCGCGCCCATGATTCGCTCGCTCTTCGCGACGCATGTCATCCTCGGCCACAGCGAACGCCGCGCCTACTTCGGCGAGACCGACGCGTTCATCAACAAAAAGGTCCTCGCCGCGCTCACCAACCAGCTTCGCCCCATCCTCTGCGTGGGTGAAACCCTCGCCGAGCGCGAGGCCGGCTCGACCCTGAAAGTCGTGCAGACGCAGACCGAAGGCGCGCTGGCCGGCGTGACCGCCGAACAGGTGAACAACGTCGTCGTCGCCTACGAGCCCGTCTGGGCCATCGGTACCGGCAAAGTCGCCACGACCGAGCAGGCGCAGGAAGTGCACGCATTCATCCGCCAGCTCCTCACGAAATTGTACGGCGAGACCGTCGCGCAAAAGATCCGCATTCTCTACGGCGGCTCGATGAAACCTTCCAATGCGCCCCAACTGTTGACGCAAAAGGACATCGACGGCGGGCTCATCGGCGGCGCGGCCCTTGAGGCCCGCAGCTTCGTGGAACTCGTCAGCGCCGCGGCCGCGGTCAAATAA